aaaattaacAATACAATCATGACAGTCATAGTGGACATGTTGAATAACTCAAAACTTCATGGAAAAGCCTGCGAGTTCTCTGCTGCCTTTCGGTCATAGGCCCCACGTCTTGCGCTTTCCTGTCTGTGGACAGCAACCACTGATAATGGTGACCGCGGCTGTACTGGACACCACATCAAAGCTTGGTTAAACAGAGAAGTTGACATCTGCCCTCTGGCCCGATAGTGGGATTCCCAACTGCAAAGACAGTTACACGAGCTGTTTCTGGACCTTTCTTTGATGTTTGGCTCTCCTTGAGATTCTGAGATTCTAATATTCTGTGAACAAAAATGCCTAAGCTGGGCTTCTACAAACTAGGAAGTATGCATGTACCAGGTCCACTCTGTCATGGTAGAAGTTTGACTAGAGGAAGAGCCCATGTATGTAACAAGGTCTTACTTCTCTGAGAACGTGTTGTGCTGGGGAAGGGGTAGAAAGGGCGAAATACCGTGTGCAGTGGCTCAGGAACCATCCACCATTCTCAGGCAAGCATGCCACACATTGATGAGGCTTCTAGTCACAGAATAGTTCAATTCTTGCAAGAACTTTGAGCCTCTCTTCAAAACTTGACCCTGAGAGCCTGCTATGCTAACAGGTAGTGCACCCTACACTAAAGGGCAGCATCCTATGGCCAAGCTAGGAAAGTCCCTGAAAAGGGCCACAAAGTAAATACTCCAGCACTGTGGAGCATATGGTATCTGTTATGACCGGCAAAAGCTGTTAGAGATTTGAAAGCAAGTGGGCATGGCTGTGTTCTAACAAAGGCTTGTTTACTGAAAGGTTAGTTTATGTCATGTGACACTCTTATATCTACTTAGTAGGTATCTAGGGACCTTTCTGGGGACAGATATGTTGTTCCTGAACTTTCTCCCTGTTCAAAGCCTAGAGGCACAGCTCTGGGAAAATGAAGACGTTAGTGAGCTAATACttgtgtgcgtgcgtgtttgtgtgagtgtgtgtgtttgtgtgtgtacctaGAAAGTTTTGGTTTGGAGCAGTTTAAACATCCAGAAATCTTCCTATAGAACAGTTTGCGCAGTTTTGGCATCAGATGTAAACGAAAGGGCACAGTAAAGAAACTGCCAACATGGTAGCTCCATTAGTAGGGATGAGGATTTTACTGTGCATAAGAAAGGGAACGAACTATCGAGAGGCATCTGGAGAAGTccagagctgagagagagagagagagagagagagagagagagagagagagagagcagcctgGATGTGTCCAGGGCTAGGGAAGTGAGAGAGGGACAGAACAGTGGAGACGGGGACAacaagagagagaacaaaacacaGAGGCGGGGAGGGAATGAGACCAACAGGAGTTGGGGGGCATAAGAGAGCTAGGGTCGAGGTGAGAAGGGTCAGGAGGCCACATGGGAGCCTTGTAGTGTGTAACAATTGCTGAGAAGGggctgagggagcctggagggtGAACCGGTCTCTCATATGCAGACACAGGTATATGTCagtggagccatgtgtcccttcTGCCAGAGGGAAGGGAGATGACTTGTTTTTGGCAGATGGGAAGCAGCTTCACAAGTTCCTAAAGAATGCTAGCTCTCATCTAAGTGCCAGAAACCCTCCCACAGACCAGTGTGAGCTCAATTCTGGATATTTGGGCTGCCTGACACGAACAGGAAGTACTCCAAAACTGGTGATGGGTACATGTGTGAAAAGATGGCCTGGAACCTGAAGAGGAAGAGATGAGCCATGAAGAAAGTGCTTCTGGGGTCCTGCACAGAAGCTGGAGGACTGTGCTAGAGGCTCTGCAGAACAGAAGGACTCAAGATATGAATGAACTCGGGACTACAGGGAGCTCTGGTGTAAGATGTCGGGTGGGAGGGACAGCACTGCAGTATTACCCCAGGGAAGATGGCAATGGGATCTGAAAACCCCTCACTAGTTCTTATGTAAACAAACTATCAACAATAGACACTGAATCTACGCCCACTCCCGTGACTGAGTGCTAAACAACAAAGGAATTTCTGAGGTTACTTCCAGTCAAAAAGGTCACATTACCTATTTTCACACCCATTGATTACGGTAACAAACTCTGATCACGAAGCCTTTGCCATCTTTTCCTTCTAACTAACAAGAGTCTGTTTTCAAACTatcaaaaaaaaacacaatgcaGTTGAGAGGCCACAAGGTGGCAGCAACAGCAGGAGCGACCTGAAGGGCGTTCCAAAGGCGGGCCCCGGGTTCTGTGGCAGCTCGACCCAGTCATCAGTAAGCTGGCTGCCCGTCTGGGGAGTGGACGGCTGAAACAAAGGCCAGGAGAACCAGAGGGACCATGGCTCTGCTTCACCCCTCCCAGTCTCTGGGCTACTCCTTATGAATCAACTGGTGTTTAGCCAACTTGGAGTGCTGGCTGAAAGCCTTCCCACAAGCAGCGCAGGCGTAGGGCTTCAGTCCAGCGTGAGTCCTTTGGTGCTGGATAAGGACGGATCGCTGGCTGAAGGCTCGGCCACACTCACTGCACTGATAGGGCCTCTCACCTGTGTGGATTATTTGGTGTTGAATGAGGTGTGAGCTCTGGGTGAAGCCCTTGCCACACTCAACACACGTGTAGGGCCTCTCCCCAGTGTGCACTTTCTGGTGGTGAATGAGATTTGAACTTCGGCTGAAGGCTTTGCCACACTggttacattcatgaggtttcaaCCCGTTATGAATCCTCTGGTGCTGAATAAGGGTTGAGCTCTGGCTGAAGGTTTTCCCACACTCGGCACATTCATACGGCTTTTCCCCAGTGTGGACTCGATGGTGAAGGATGAGGTTGGAGCTCCGACTGAAGGCCTTCCCACACTCGTGGCACTCGTAGGGCTTGTCTCCAGTGTGCACACCCTCATGCTGGATGAGGGCTGAGCTGTGGCCGAAGGCCTTCCCGCAGACACTGCACCTGTAcggcttctctcctgtgtgaaCGATTCGGTGCTTCCTGAGCACGGAACTGTaactgaaggctttcccacacacGCTGCACACATGAGGCTTCTCACCGGTGTGAATTCTCCGATGCTGAACGAGGCTAGAACTCTGGCTAAAGGCTTTGCCACAGTCACTGCACGGATACGGCTTCTCTCCGGTGTGAACCCTCTGATGCTTAATGAGGTTTGAGGTGCGGCTGAAGGCCTTGCCACACTCACTACACCCATGGGGTTTCTCTCCATCGTGAACCCTCTGATGCTTCCTGAGGTGTGCACTCTGGctaaaggctttgccacactcACTGCGCTTGGAAGGCTTGTCACGTGTGTGAACCCTGTGGTGTTTGATGAGGTTTGAGCTCCTCCTGAAAGCTTTCCCACACCGGCTGCATACATACGGTTTTTCTTCGGAATGGGTTCTTTGATGTTGGATGAGGTTTGAGCTCCGCCTAAAAGCCTTGCCACATTCACCGCATTCGTAAGACTTCTCGATCATGTGAGACTTTTGGTGATTTTTAAGGCTTGAGTTCTGGCTGAAGGCTTTTCCACATTCGTTACATACATAATACTCACTGTGCTGGTGAACCTGATGCCCGTCAAAGTCTGTATGCCCCGGAAAGACTTTTGTACCCTTGCCACACTGGTAGGCTTGCACAGGTAGGCAGGGTTGCCACTGTTTTTTAAGAATAGAGTTTTGGCTAAAGGACTTTCCACATTCAGAACACATCAAAGACTTCTCTCCAGAGTTGGCTCCCTGATGCTGAGCAAGGTCAAGGTTTCCCCGGGATGCTTCCCCACACTCAGCACATACGAATGGGCTTTCAGTTGTAGGAAGCCCCTCCTGGCCTGTTAGGTCTCTATTGTGTTGAAAGTTCTCTGACGTGTAGTATGGACTTGGCCTCTCTTCTGTAGAGACTTCCTGACCCACTAATGGACTTGGACTCAAACTGAAGTTTTTGTCAAAACCATTACAAACCAGACCTTTCTCCCCTAAGGGGCTCTTCAGAAACATGGTCACTGGTGTGAGGTCTTCCTGCCAGCAGAGGGGCTGGAGCAGGCTCCCAGCTTCAGAGACACTCCAGCTACTTTCCAATAGTTCACTAGTGAACCCTCCAAAAACGTAGGAGGCAGAGAAACATCACCAACAAACGATTGTTGGTATTTCTGCCTGTGATTCCAAATCTTCAGAAATGTGCTCCTTGGGATAAGACTTCTCCTCCTCAGTACTGCAATCTGAAACAACACACGCTAAGTCAAAGAAGGACTGCTGTGACTGGAGCAGGGAACAGACAGACCTACAGAACTGCTGGCCTCACCCCTGTGGAGGAGCAATGGGAGCAGGGAACCCTCGATCTTATGGAAGGACTAGGGGAGCCCCTAGCTGACAAGACTGCACAGGAGCTGGGGACCAGCAAGCGCCGCCTGTCCTTTCTAGGGCTCCACACAGCAAGGACGCACTTTCAGCTTGGCCATCAGTCCTGAGCATCCTTCAGCTGCTCCTTCAGATCACATTCAGCAAATTCTACTGGCTCTACctaaaaatagaataaagtataaaataaataacatttagtgttattaattatatataatataaatgtacatatcaAATAAGATATatcatcatatattatatatttaatatagattAACATATTAttaataagtatataaaatataaaataaaagcacccAAGCCCAGGTACTCCGTACCTTTCCCCAATGTAAAAGGAAAtaccacaggtacacacacaaagTTTTGAAAAATTTGCCATGTGTGCATGTCATGATGCCCATGTGGCAGTCACAGGACAATTCACTGAAGTTGGTTCTCCTGATctctctgcttcagcttcctaagtgctgatcGCAGGTTTGTACCTGACATATCTGTGCAGGtcgtgtattttttttttttgtttgttttgttttgtttttttgagacagggtttctctgtgtagtcctggctgtcctggaactcactctgtagaccaggctggtctcgaactcagaaatccacctgcctctgcctcccaagtgctgggattaaaggcgtgcgccaccaacccCCCGACTCAGGtcgtgtattttttaaaaaaatatttactgacttcatctgtgcatgtgtgcctgagtttatgtatgtgcaccatgtgtgtgcagttgtccacaggggtcagaagaggacacaggatgctctggaactgaagttcagGAATCTGGGAGCTGCCTGATGcaggtgctgggacccaaaccccAGTGTTCTTACCATTGAGCTATTTCTCCGGCATCTACATACgctatttttaaaacaacctTTAAGAACTCTGGATACAGTTCAGTGGGAGAACACTCCCTTAGCAAGCACAAGGGCCACTTTCCACCCAAGCACTTAATACAAAACTTCAGGGTGTGTGAGTCAGGCCTGGAATCTAGGGTTGGAGGGCCTATGAGGAAAGACTGTCACACATTCAAGGGAAGGTGGTCTACACGGTGAGTTCAAGgtacctgggctacagaatgagggCCAAACCCCTCAAGTCTGACCGTAGCTTACAGGCTCAAAAGGTCTGTTAGCTGGGTTTGATGACTCTAACTAAGCTGAAATGTCACTGGAGTAGACCAAGAGAtatgggaagagggaaggaactttcttgtgtgcgccattacTTAATGAGTTTTTTATTAGGAAACAACCGTGAGCCCACACAGGGTGTGAGTGCACATGCCTTTAGTATcagctctgggaggcagagacaggtgaacctCTGTGggcaaggccaatctggtctccatagccagttccaggacagccaggggcgacatagcgagaccctgtctcaaaacaacagcaaaagagtGAATCCACtagccatggtggcacatacctgtaaactcagtactcaggagacacagGTAGCCAAAAATACAGAGACTctgcaaacagacagacacaactAAGAGTATTatagattttattcatttatttacataggGTCCCAGTATGTGGTTTTGGCTAGCCTCAAATCCACTAAAaccagattgaccttgaacttaagaggtccacccacttctgcctcctcctgcatgctgggattttaaaggtatgtgccaccatgtctaagcagctagtttttgtttgtttatttgttttaaagaatgtgtgtatatcagggggcattttgcctgcacatCTACCTGTGTATCACATGTATGGCATAcctgagaggtcagaagagggtgttgcacCCTCTTGGAACTAGAGCTATAGACTGTTGTTAGCAGTCACGGgggtgctaaggattgaacccaggccctctagATGAGCAGCCaatgctcataaccactgagtcatctccccaagCCTGTAAACTGTGTTTGTTTTAAGACCTTTTAGAACATGATTATCAACCTATGGATCAAGAATCCCTTTGGGGTcccatatcaaatatttacagtatgattcataatagtggcgaaattacagttatgacaaacaaacaacaaagggtgttccaggacagccaaggctattatacagaaaaaccctgtctcaacccctgCCTCAAATCCCataccaactaaccaaccaaaacccaaaactacCCTCTCCCCTCAAAATCCAAGGGCTCATGGCAAAGCATGCGCCTAGAAAAATGCTTTCTCTGCAGGGAATCTAGGCTCTGTGTTTTCTTCCCAAcaccagtttttgttgttgtttaagggTACTCTGTGGACCTCTGGCCCTACGTCTTTACTTTCTCAGTCCCTTCTGCCTCCAGAGACAAGGTCTTATACACTGACAGCAGGTTTTCCGGAATACCATTTTAAGGTGGAAATGTATTTAATGCACCTTCTGCACATCCTAGCTCAGTGACACAGTACAATGTAAAATATGGATTATCTTCATGGAGGTGTGGTTGACTGGTACCTGGGACTTGCCGCTGCCACCTGGAATCAGAGTGTGTAGTATTACATATTGTTCTTTGAGATCAAAATCTAAAATATAGTTTCCATTGAgtggatttgtgtgtgtttgtgccgcTGTAAACATTTTTAAGCCAAACTGCAGTGTGTTGGTGACTATAAAAACTTGTAGTAATGTCTTTGATTCTCTTGGGTATTTATCTAGGAGTTAACTTTCTGGATCACGTGGCAAGGTTTAAActtttgaggaactgccaaattAGTTCCCACAGTGGTCAAATCATTTTACATCCCACCATAACTACATAAGGCTCCCAGTGTTTCCACATCCTCCTGAATAAATGAACCACTTACCGTGTTTTCCTTTAAGATGTGTATGTTTCTGAGACAgcattttgctatgtagcccaggctggcctcctctACATTCTATgtgttgagattacaagtgtgtaccaccatactctCGACTTTGTACATGACTAACACAGtgatctaatttcattctttgcGTGGGCCTATCTGCTTGTCCCAATATGTCAAAGGGCTCTTTCCTCTTTAGTTAAAAGGCCTTGGCACCTTCCCTGAAACTCAGTCTATGGAGGCTATGGAGGTGTGTGTTACTTCTAGACTTTGGACTCTCTTTATGTCAGGACCAAATTGTTTTGACTATTGAAGCTTCATAATAAGCTTGAAATTTGAAGGTGTGAGTTTTCCAATTTTGGTTTTTAAGATTGTTTTGGGTGTCCAGGGCCCTTTAAGTACCTTATGAATATGAAAAAATTTTTTGGTAGTTTCTGACACAAAGGCTCCTAGAATTTTAAGAAGAACTGGAGTGAATTTGTACATCATTTTAGGTAGTCTACACATCTTAACACTGTTGTCTTCCAATGTGTGAACACAGTCCATCCATGTGTCTCTCATTCTTTTTGGCAGCTTTCAGTGGACAAGTCTCCTCCCTTCTCGGTTGAGTTTATTCCTAGTGTTCTCCCCTTTAATTGCTACTATATTCAGTGCAgttactttggtttttgttgtgttttgaatAAGGATGGTGTCCACAGACCCACATtagaatgcttagtcaccagggagtggcactatttgagaaggattggaggcatggccctgttggagtgggtgtgaccttgttggaggaagtgtgttgctgagggaaggctttgaggtctcaaaagcctgtgtcaggctcagtttctctctttctctctgcccatGGATCCAGATTTGGTtctcagccactgctccagcacctggtaccatgcacatgtgcattcgGCCATGTTCCCTGTCATGATAATGGCCAAGTCTCTGAATCTCTAAGCAagccttcatttatttataagagttgccttggtcatggtgtctattcatagcaataggacagtgactaagagagtaggggttttgttttgtttaggttttaAGACAGAgcctttctatgtagccctggctgttctggaactctctctgcagagcaggctggcctagaactcagagatcctcctgtctctgcctcctgagtgctgggattaaaggcatgcaccatcaccacccagctgGACTTTTTAAATCTCTTTAGATTTTTTATTACTCATGTAAAGAAACTGTTGATCTTTTACTTGCAATCTGTTGCGTTAGCTCTAgtatttttttgtgaatttcttttttgagattttttccccctctctgtGGCTTTAAAGTCTCATGCAAATAGCTTCACACATTTCTTTCTAATCTATGTGTTTAAAGTTCATTTGCCTAACTCTACTGGTAAGACTCTATTGTAGTGATGAATAGGAGTGGTGAGACAggaaccttgtcttgttcctgtgCTCAGGGAAGGTTCTCACCACCGAGGGGGAGGTCAGTTATGACTCTCCTAAGTACTGGTTACCATGGTGAACAGGGCTGTGTCGTTTACAGACTTTCTGGGTATTATTTTCCAAGTGTTGTCTGCAGGAGAGCTAGGATTTGTTAAATGGCTTTCCCACATTGACTTTATCTGTAAATTATACTAGTGGATTTTCCTGTTAGATTATCCTTCCATGCCTGGCTGTATGCTCATGGAATACACTTTAAATACACAATCCGGTTCACCATTATTTCACTGAGTTTTGTATTTCTAACCATAAAGGCTACTAGTTTCtaagtttttcttatttcttttaaaaaatggtgcaGGGGATTGAACCCAGCGCCCAGTGTATACTAGTTAAGAGATTTATGATTGAGCTAtacccccttttaaaaaaaaaaaacaaagaaagaaaagaaaagtttggGTAGCAGGACTTGGTGATGCACacatagcactcaggaggtagagtcagggggatctctgtgagtttgaggccagcctggtctacagagtgagttctaggacagatagggcgacagaaaaactctgtctcaacaacaacaacaaaagtttggtgaaaatatttccacttttttttttttaaagaatttatttattttgtacactgtagctgtcttcagacacccatatcagatctcattatggatggttgtgagccaccatgtggttgctgggatttgaactcatgacctctggaagagcagtcagtgctcttaaccactgagccatctcaccagccctccactttcatttctgactttagtTGTGTCGTATTTCTTTATTACTCTAAAAGCTTAACAGTTTTCTGGTAATTAACTTTGTTAAATTTAATTCTTTACTTGCCCCCATCTCTGCTGGCATGCTTTATAGTTTCACAAGATTTAAAAGCTAGCTTAccgatttttcttttctaaagcatCATTTGTTACGATTGCACTGTGAATGTGCATGCTCTATGGGAATAAAGTTTACTGTGGAGGCCAAGGACAAGTTAGtggggttggctctctcctctctctcacatGGTTTGGGGGGATGGACCTGACGCTGGTAAGCTctgcacagcaagcacctttaccaactgagccatcttgccagcccacttccttcttttttttcctcttaaaatatttattttcatttctatgtgtGCTGCATGTGTATAGGTCCCCGTGGAGGCCGGAAGTCAGATGTCCAAGTGTCTGGAGCTGAAGTGACAGACATTGTGGACTGCttcatgtgggagctgggaactgaactcggttGTCTGGAAATATAGCAAGGTACTCTTAAGgaccaagccatttctccagccccattcttCCTTCTGGATGAAAGCATCTACTGCTACAACCGCATGGCCTTCGCTGCATCTCAGAACTGTCTCAGGTTATTTTCAATCACTTATTTTTAGGCATTGTCTAATTTtccttgtgatttctttgttgacCCACTGGTAGATTTATATCCACAACTCTGTAAAATTGCCAGTTTTCCTGCTGTTATTGACTATAGAAGACATTCATattatttcaataatttaaaGTTTATTGAGACTTACTTTGTTTTCTGACGTATGGCTTGTGTTCTATGAACACTTGAGTTATGTTTTAGGTGTAGAGTTTTTGTATTTGGGAGTTGGCTGGGCTGCTGTCATAGAGTAACGCAGGGCCAAAAGCTGGTCTCAGTCATAAGAGGACCTGTTTAGTGTGGTTTGAGACTCAATTCCTGGCACCTCCCAGAAACAAAAGAACCCAAACCCACAACAAACCCTTAGAAGGGTAATTTATGAACAATACAAATTTATCTTTCATATTTCTGGAGGTTGATTAAGGTGCCAGTAGATTCCATCTGATGAGGGCTTCTTTTATCTGATGATGGTCTCTTTTATGGTGTTCTTCTGTAGTGTAAGGGCCGGGGCAACCAGGCTTCCTCGGGCCACTTACATAAGGACAACAACCTCATTTACAAAGGTTCTGCCTTTGTCACCCAACCATTTTCTGAAGGCCCCACTTGTTAATACCAGTATATTGGGGGTGAATTTTGGATGATTTTCAAATGAGCATTTTTTAAGAGCAATGAATAGGCATTAAAGAGCAACGTGCAGAGCTAGTGTAGAGTGCTGTCCAAGTCTTGTCTCTCCCTACCTAACTCTAATGTTCTTCCACATGGGTGTTCAATTTTTGACACTGACACATGATGTTATTATTTGCAAATGTGTTGGGTTGCATTAATGACTATTTTGGGATGTATACAGGCTACAGGATGAAGGTTGGACACGGTTAGTAGATACCATATGTTGCTTTTACAACTAGTATACCAAAGTCTTCAATAACAATCataatagccgggcagtggtggcgcacacctttaatcccagcacttggggggcagaggcaggtggatttctgagttcgaggccagcctggtctacagagtgagttccaggacagccagggaaaccctgtttcgaaaaacaaaacaaaaaacaaacaaacaaacaaacaaacaaacttgaatTGCTAAAAGCTAGATTTTTGTATAGTATAATATAAATTTGTTGTTAAATTTCCACTTTTAAGGTTtactggttgttgttgtttgtttttgttttgctttttggagaCTGAATATCACTATACAGTCTTGGTTGGTCTGCAgctgctatgtagatcaggctggcttcgaaactcccagaggtctgcctgcctctgcctcctgagtgcttggaataaaggcatgcactatTACATCTGTCCTTAATGGTGGAAGAGTACCACAGTCTatatatttcatgattttttttcccctcaaattaTTTTTACAGGGGCTATTCCTGATGGGATATATTGTTGTGAACAGAAAAAAACATCCTCAGACAttgtgggcatttttttttttctttttgcacttgCTAGGAATTTAACCTAGTGCCTTCCATATACTAAGCAAACACTGCCAGTGAACTCCATCAGTAGCTTTCCTTAAATAAATAGCATGAACCAAAGTAACACAAAACTTCCCTGGTCTGTGAACTGGCTCTGCCTAGGGGCATTcctttggtggttttttttttttttttttttttttttttttttttttttttttggtttttccgagatCAAGCCCTCACTCTACATTGGGTTCTCCCGTTGCCTTATGTTTGCATCTGAAGATGTGGCTTCTCAGCGTCACGTctcagctgccatgcctgccccTTACTGCTACGTCTCCCTGGTGTGATACAGTCTTTTATTTCTCTGGAATGGAAGACCAGAATAAATTCTTTGCTGTATAAGTTGCTTTGGGTGTGgtattttaatcacagcaacaggaaaataaTGAATGCAATTCTCTTTCCTAGTTTCTAGCGTATCCATCCAGATCACTCTAGACTTATGCAAGCATACATACATCTTTTGGTCCTTTTTGTTATCAAGTGTGCTCTCGTTTCAATCATCTCGTCCAGAGGTCATATGCTCAATCTGTGGTAGGCCatgtctcttatatttttggtgtgagcctagcctttaacggctgagccatccctccagcccgtTAGGCCATGtctcaatccccagaacctgtaGATACACTACACCACAGGGCATGGGAGGTTTTGCAGAAGTAATTGGACCCTTGTGTGTCCAATCTATTAACGTTAACCAGTAAAGGCCCTCCGAAGCCAATGCTAGTATCCAGATGCACAGCCACGTTAGGAACCTCCAGGAATTACAGGTTGCTCTGGCCAGAATGAAGAGAAATATAAACCACAAGGTTTATATTTGCCAATGACCCGAATACACttagaagcaatttttttttttcttggctaaaGGCTGAGCTAACTCAAAGACTCAACATCACACTACTTCAGCAggatccccaccaccaccatcaccaccccaATCTCGATAACAGGTACAAAATTCTTCCTTCTTGGAACGGGCTCCACCGATCCACCACCGTTGGGCATCAAGGATAGAACACCAGGAGCGGGGCTAAACCAATGAACCCCCAGGCTGTGTTCTTCTCTAACATCAATTTTAAGTTCCCAGGTCCAGAGCTCCTTCGTCGCATACCTGTCAAGTCgtccccgtcccccccccccccccgacctccAGCACAAACCCTCCAGAGGTTCCAACTCTGCCCTAGTTCGAACCAGCGCCGCGTTGTGCGGCCGAATCCGCATCCCGCCGCCTCCACGCTGCACTGGGGACACCAGATGACAGTTCCCAGGCGGAGGCTTCGTCTAG
The window above is part of the Arvicanthis niloticus isolate mArvNil1 chromosome 13, mArvNil1.pat.X, whole genome shotgun sequence genome. Proteins encoded here:
- the LOC117718479 gene encoding uncharacterized protein LOC117718479 isoform X1 codes for the protein MFLKSPLGEKGLVCNGFDKNFSLSPSPLVGQEVSTEERPSPYYTSENFQHNRDLTGQEGLPTTESPFVCAECGEASRGNLDLAQHQGANSGEKSLMCSECGKSFSQNSILKKQWQPCLPVQAYQCGKGTKVFPGHTDFDGHQVHQHSEYYVCNECGKAFSQNSSLKNHQKSHMIEKSYECGECGKAFRRSSNLIQHQRTHSEEKPYVCSRCGKAFRRSSNLIKHHRVHTRDKPSKRSECGKAFSQSAHLRKHQRVHDGEKPHGCSECGKAFSRTSNLIKHQRVHTGEKPYPCSDCGKAFSQSSSLVQHRRIHTGEKPHVCSVCGKAFSYSSVLRKHRIVHTGEKPYRCSVCGKAFGHSSALIQHEGVHTGDKPYECHECGKAFSRSSNLILHHRVHTGEKPYECAECGKTFSQSSTLIQHQRIHNGLKPHECNQCGKAFSRSSNLIHHQKVHTGERPYTCVECGKGFTQSSHLIQHQIIHTGERPYQCSECGRAFSQRSVLIQHQRTHAGLKPYACAACGKAFSQHSKLAKHQLIHKE